In Levilactobacillus brevis, a single genomic region encodes these proteins:
- a CDS encoding nicotinate-nucleotide adenylyltransferase, giving the protein MQATAKKRRIGILGGTFNPPHLGHLVIADQVATQLGLDQVLFMPDAEPPHVDRKLAIPAADRVAMVQAAIKDNPLFKLELTEVQRGGKSYTYDTMVQLTREHPENQYYFIIGGDMVAYLPKWYRIDELVKLVQFVGVCRQGFTRESPYPVLWVDVPNIGISSTMIRDQIRRGQSVRYLVPTMVDLYIKEHLLYRD; this is encoded by the coding sequence ATGCAGGCCACCGCTAAGAAGCGCCGAATTGGGATTCTTGGTGGGACCTTTAATCCGCCACACTTGGGTCACTTGGTCATTGCCGATCAAGTTGCGACACAGTTGGGACTTGATCAGGTGTTATTTATGCCCGATGCCGAACCACCGCATGTCGATCGCAAGCTCGCCATTCCAGCCGCCGATCGGGTGGCCATGGTGCAAGCGGCGATTAAGGATAACCCCTTATTTAAGCTGGAATTGACGGAAGTGCAACGGGGTGGCAAGAGCTATACCTACGACACGATGGTCCAATTGACCCGCGAACATCCCGAAAACCAGTATTATTTCATTATTGGTGGGGATATGGTGGCTTATTTGCCAAAATGGTACCGGATTGACGAGCTCGTCAAGTTGGTCCAGTTTGTGGGCGTCTGCCGGCAAGGGTTTACCCGGGAATCACCGTATCCCGTGCTGTGGGTGGACGTGCCTAACATTGGGATTAGTTCAACCATGATTCGTGATCAGATTCGTCGTGGGCAATCGGTCCGCTATCTGGTGCCAACCATGGTGGATCTCTATATAAAGGAGCATCTGTTATACCGTGACTGA
- the yqeK gene encoding bis(5'-nucleosyl)-tetraphosphatase (symmetrical) YqeK, which yields MTELTYHANIFPGTRQELIDQIAQQLRPKRFHHVLRVEQTALELAAANHVDAERASIAGLIHDYAKQRPDDDFIAAIKAYRLDPDLLNYGNAIWHGVVGAELIKRELHIYDEDVLNAVRHHTTGAVYMTPLEQIVYMADYIEPARDFPGVDEARKITAKDLGAGVAFQAQHTLQYLVENGLPVYPKSLETYNAWVPRYHAK from the coding sequence GTGACTGAGTTAACGTACCATGCTAATATCTTTCCCGGCACCCGTCAGGAATTAATCGATCAGATCGCACAACAACTGCGTCCTAAACGGTTCCATCACGTGTTACGCGTGGAGCAGACGGCCCTAGAGCTGGCTGCCGCCAATCACGTAGATGCCGAACGGGCCAGCATTGCCGGGTTAATTCACGACTACGCCAAGCAACGACCGGATGACGATTTCATTGCCGCCATCAAGGCGTACCGACTCGATCCCGATCTGTTGAATTACGGCAATGCCATTTGGCATGGGGTCGTGGGCGCCGAGTTGATCAAGCGCGAGCTACACATTTATGATGAAGACGTCTTGAATGCGGTTCGCCACCATACGACCGGCGCTGTCTACATGACGCCGCTGGAACAGATCGTGTATATGGCCGACTACATTGAACCAGCTCGAGATTTTCCGGGTGTCGATGAGGCACGGAAAATCACGGCCAAAGACCTAGGGGCCGGGGTTGCTTTTCAGGCGCAGCATACGTTGCAGTATTTGGTCGAAAACGGGTTGCCCGTTTATCCCAAGTCGCTGGAAACGTACAATGCCTGGGTTCCCCGTTACCACGCTAAATAA
- the rsfS gene encoding ribosome silencing factor, giving the protein MDSKEVLEIAVKAAESKRAEDMTALDMRKVSLMADYFLIVDANSSRQIQAIVDEVEDQVSAKGVTIKDVEGKNSANWILIDLGDVIVHVFQKEQRSHYNLEKLWSDAPEVDLTQWVEAEA; this is encoded by the coding sequence ATGGATAGCAAAGAAGTCTTAGAAATCGCAGTCAAGGCTGCGGAAAGTAAGCGGGCTGAAGATATGACCGCTTTAGATATGCGGAAGGTTAGCCTGATGGCCGACTACTTCCTGATTGTGGACGCCAACTCCAGCCGGCAGATTCAAGCCATTGTTGACGAGGTTGAAGATCAGGTCAGCGCCAAGGGTGTGACCATCAAGGATGTTGAAGGCAAGAACAGTGCCAACTGGATTCTGATCGACCTTGGCGACGTGATTGTTCACGTGTTCCAAAAGGAACAACGGAGTCACTACAACTTAGAGAAGTTGTGGTCTGACGCGCCAGAAGTTGATTTGACACAGTGGGTAGAGGCTGAAGCATGA
- a CDS encoding class I SAM-dependent methyltransferase encodes MIYQSFAELYDELFDPAMYDQWLDFVAQRVAPTDGELLDLACGSGRLGVLLAQKGYQVSGLDLSEEMLALAAKHAEEAEVTMPLMAGDMLDLTMIGDYQTITCFADSFCYLPDLAAVTAAFRQVHDHLTVGGKFLFDVITPHQTDDVYPGYMYNYVDDTRAFIWTSYGIEDEPHAAEHDLTFFTQNEETGDYHKVTELHHERTYELADYQAALKSAGLTLQRVSADFGEAEVTPETTRWFFEVTREA; translated from the coding sequence ATGATCTATCAGTCTTTTGCCGAGCTTTACGACGAATTGTTTGATCCAGCCATGTACGACCAGTGGCTGGATTTTGTCGCCCAACGTGTCGCACCGACTGATGGTGAACTCCTGGACCTGGCCTGCGGGAGTGGGCGTTTAGGCGTCCTACTGGCGCAGAAGGGCTACCAGGTCAGTGGCTTGGACCTCTCTGAGGAGATGTTAGCGCTCGCTGCCAAACACGCTGAGGAGGCCGAGGTGACGATGCCACTGATGGCCGGTGACATGCTGGACCTAACCATGATTGGCGATTATCAGACCATTACGTGTTTTGCCGATTCTTTCTGTTATTTACCGGACTTGGCGGCTGTGACCGCGGCCTTTCGACAGGTGCACGACCATCTGACGGTGGGCGGCAAGTTTCTCTTTGACGTGATTACGCCGCACCAAACGGATGACGTTTATCCGGGGTACATGTATAATTACGTCGATGACACGCGGGCCTTTATCTGGACCAGTTATGGCATCGAAGACGAACCGCATGCGGCAGAACATGACCTGACGTTCTTCACTCAAAATGAAGAGACCGGCGATTATCACAAGGTGACGGAGCTACACCACGAACGGACCTACGAGCTCGCGGATTATCAGGCGGCCTTAAAGTCGGCAGGTTTGACGTTACAACGCGTCAGCGCAGACTTCGGTGAGGCGGAAGTCACACCGGAGACAACACGTTGGTTCTTTGAGGTTACGCGGGAGGCATAG
- a CDS encoding nucleotidyltransferase has translation MALQAVGIIAEYNPFHNGHAYQVAQAKQITGADVVVAVMSGNWVQRGEPALMDKWQRAQAAIAGGVDLVVELPTAMAVQPAHLFAAGGVALVAALKCRWLAFGSEHPEMDVDRLMANLPQDPATFRRFDQTYASLFQGYLRDQTGITLNAANDILGFFYALANRRQGNPLELLALARKGSQHNDATIAAASPFASATAVRTAALAANWAAVQPVVPETTLRQLRAAQLTSWTDFWPYLRYQLVSGDVADLRQMYQITEGVEYRLKRAALTSATFAEFMHAVKTKRYTYTRLQRQSAYLLGQMKPAEMQVTPRYLRVLGYSPAGQRYLHQIKKQVDLPLVSRADRDWQKGPGALDDRLGALRTLITGIPQDYGRIPVKITLSE, from the coding sequence ATGGCGCTACAGGCGGTAGGCATCATTGCGGAGTACAATCCGTTTCACAACGGGCATGCGTATCAGGTCGCTCAGGCGAAGCAAATCACCGGTGCTGATGTCGTCGTGGCGGTGATGAGTGGTAATTGGGTACAACGTGGTGAGCCGGCCCTCATGGACAAATGGCAACGCGCACAGGCAGCCATTGCTGGGGGCGTGGATCTCGTGGTGGAACTCCCCACGGCCATGGCCGTCCAGCCGGCCCACTTATTTGCGGCGGGCGGCGTGGCCCTAGTGGCTGCGTTGAAGTGTCGGTGGTTGGCCTTTGGCAGTGAACATCCCGAGATGGATGTCGACCGCTTGATGGCCAACTTACCTCAGGACCCGGCGACATTTAGGCGGTTCGACCAGACCTACGCTTCGTTGTTTCAAGGCTATTTGCGCGACCAGACGGGGATTACGCTGAATGCGGCCAATGACATTCTGGGCTTCTTCTATGCGTTGGCCAATCGTCGCCAAGGGAATCCGCTAGAACTTCTGGCACTGGCACGCAAAGGGAGTCAGCACAATGACGCGACGATTGCGGCGGCCAGTCCATTCGCCAGTGCCACCGCGGTACGAACGGCGGCGTTAGCGGCGAACTGGGCGGCTGTGCAGCCGGTCGTTCCTGAGACGACGTTGCGCCAACTTCGGGCCGCACAATTGACCAGTTGGACCGACTTTTGGCCGTACCTGCGCTATCAGTTGGTGAGTGGCGACGTGGCCGATCTGCGCCAGATGTATCAGATTACGGAGGGCGTGGAGTATCGCCTGAAGCGGGCGGCATTGACCAGTGCCACGTTTGCTGAGTTCATGCACGCCGTAAAGACCAAGCGCTACACCTATACGCGTCTCCAGCGGCAGTCGGCCTATCTTTTGGGGCAGATGAAGCCTGCAGAAATGCAGGTTACGCCACGCTACTTGCGGGTCTTGGGCTATTCACCGGCCGGTCAGCGTTACCTGCATCAGATTAAGAAGCAGGTTGACTTGCCACTGGTGAGTCGGGCCGACCGCGATTGGCAGAAGGGCCCCGGGGCTCTCGATGATCGACTGGGGGCGCTACGCACGCTGATTACGGGAATTCCGCAGGATTATGGACGGATTCCCGTAAAAATAACGCTTTCAGAGTGA
- a CDS encoding DUF177 domain-containing protein encodes MKWSLTELRKNHRNDPLMFDETLNLKADLMERYGNEVLDIGPVHAKGLASVVGGGDVVIVAQVTADLKVPSSRSLAPVDFPVNFKMTEFYVSDPTAVQRFEKTDVVMVVTDDQIDLDKAVGDNIILQIPMHILSNAEQQGEAMPTGQDWEVVSEENLEAVEKENQPVDPRLAKLKDFFPDQDDQ; translated from the coding sequence ATGAAATGGTCGTTGACCGAACTGCGAAAGAACCACCGTAATGATCCGTTGATGTTTGATGAAACCTTGAATTTAAAGGCGGATCTGATGGAACGTTATGGTAACGAGGTCTTAGATATTGGTCCCGTCCACGCTAAGGGGCTTGCCTCAGTTGTGGGGGGCGGCGATGTCGTCATCGTTGCCCAGGTAACGGCGGATTTAAAGGTCCCGTCGAGCCGGTCTTTAGCACCGGTGGATTTCCCCGTTAATTTCAAAATGACGGAATTTTATGTTTCTGATCCAACTGCTGTCCAACGGTTTGAGAAGACCGATGTGGTGATGGTGGTGACCGATGACCAGATTGATTTAGACAAGGCCGTCGGCGATAACATTATTTTACAGATTCCGATGCACATTCTTTCTAACGCCGAGCAACAAGGCGAAGCGATGCCAACCGGTCAAGACTGGGAGGTCGTTTCCGAAGAGAACCTTGAAGCGGTCGAGAAAGAAAATCAACCAGTTGATCCACGTCTTGCAAAGTTAAAGGATTTCTTCCCTGATCAGGATGATCAATAA
- the rpmF gene encoding 50S ribosomal protein L32: MAVPARKTSKTKKAMRRGHIKLTTPNLTPCPNCGELRKSHMVCPSCGFYDGRQVVAVKNANN; the protein is encoded by the coding sequence TTGGCTGTACCAGCACGGAAAACGTCTAAGACGAAAAAAGCTATGCGTCGTGGTCACATCAAGTTAACGACGCCTAATTTAACTCCTTGCCCAAACTGTGGTGAATTACGTAAGTCACACATGGTTTGCCCAAGTTGCGGTTTCTACGATGGCCGTCAGGTCGTTGCGGTTAAGAACGCAAACAACTAA
- a CDS encoding Cof-type HAD-IIB family hydrolase: MAIKLIATDLNGTLLHDDQTFNQSLFKETLQALKQRGIQLVLSSGNQFTHLEKLFHEVMADNLAIVAENGASIYLKGQQVFDGSLSAQQVNHFVTVDRQQDFLKSAYVILVGQHGSYTETGAPQVLIDAAEKFYDNLKQVADLRTVDDRIKKISVSTAPGQGGQLVADLNTYFDGQLRAHDSGYGVVDVVAANVGKLPAVQWLAERWHVAADEIMAFGDGANDVPLLQFAQHSWAMANAPVEVQRAATQVTSVDNEHDGVLTTIQSALMVI, from the coding sequence TTGGCAATTAAATTAATCGCGACCGACTTAAACGGCACGCTGCTACACGATGATCAGACGTTCAATCAATCCCTGTTCAAGGAGACACTACAGGCCTTGAAGCAACGGGGGATTCAACTGGTCCTGTCTTCCGGGAATCAGTTCACCCACTTGGAGAAGCTCTTTCATGAGGTGATGGCCGATAATCTGGCGATTGTTGCCGAGAATGGGGCCTCAATCTATTTAAAGGGCCAACAGGTCTTCGACGGCAGTCTCAGCGCCCAGCAGGTTAACCACTTCGTGACGGTGGACCGGCAACAGGATTTCCTCAAATCAGCCTACGTGATCTTGGTTGGTCAACACGGTTCATATACTGAGACCGGTGCGCCCCAAGTCCTGATTGATGCGGCGGAAAAATTCTATGACAATCTCAAACAGGTGGCCGATCTACGGACAGTAGACGACCGAATCAAGAAGATCAGCGTGTCCACGGCACCCGGTCAGGGCGGACAATTAGTGGCCGATCTGAATACCTACTTTGATGGGCAACTCCGAGCGCACGACAGCGGCTATGGCGTCGTGGACGTGGTTGCGGCGAACGTGGGCAAGTTACCGGCTGTTCAGTGGTTGGCCGAACGCTGGCACGTGGCTGCCGACGAGATCATGGCCTTTGGGGATGGCGCCAATGATGTGCCGCTGCTTCAGTTCGCCCAGCACAGTTGGGCCATGGCCAATGCGCCTGTTGAGGTCCAACGTGCGGCGACACAGGTGACGAGCGTGGACAACGAACACGACGGCGTGTTAACGACGATTCAGTCGGCGTTAATGGTGATTTAG
- a CDS encoding HAD family hydrolase gives MDNFFFDFDNTLVDSSEAAVRATQQAYALQGLTVPTRAAIVGYMGVPIEVSFAKMAAETLTDSDLEVLFTVFRQQYQLAERTGMTPFAGMTATLATLRERGKRLFVVSSKHSEPLRRNLAQAGFTGTFVAVCGSDMVANYKPAPDGVLNLLDRFGLDPQVSVMIGDAKYDIQMGQRAGAATAGALWGAADPAALRAEHPTALLATPTELLNL, from the coding sequence ATGGATAATTTCTTCTTTGACTTTGACAACACACTTGTGGATTCCAGTGAGGCCGCCGTCCGCGCCACGCAGCAGGCCTACGCGCTTCAAGGATTGACGGTGCCCACTCGTGCGGCTATCGTGGGCTACATGGGTGTTCCGATCGAAGTGTCTTTCGCTAAAATGGCTGCGGAAACGTTGACGGATTCAGATCTGGAGGTCTTGTTTACGGTCTTTCGCCAGCAGTACCAACTCGCAGAACGAACCGGAATGACGCCGTTTGCCGGGATGACAGCTACACTGGCAACGTTGCGGGAACGTGGTAAACGTCTCTTTGTGGTGTCGAGTAAGCACTCCGAGCCGTTGCGTCGGAATTTGGCGCAGGCGGGATTTACCGGGACCTTTGTGGCCGTGTGTGGTTCGGATATGGTGGCGAACTATAAACCAGCTCCGGATGGCGTTTTGAACCTATTAGACCGGTTCGGCCTCGATCCACAAGTATCCGTGATGATTGGCGATGCCAAGTACGATATTCAGATGGGTCAGCGTGCCGGCGCGGCAACGGCCGGGGCCTTGTGGGGCGCCGCCGATCCGGCAGCTTTGCGGGCTGAACATCCGACGGCGCTTTTAGCGACGCCGACTGAATTGCTTAACCTATAA
- a CDS encoding matrixin family metalloprotease, with amino-acid sequence MWKRRLLLAIMVMGILGIVRLGESQNWNFTQVRVNRVMRQLETRLPGSQQQAATPVEKIAAEHPLQPIYYYHFAPSVPVNVRPIFEEAVTVYNRTGVVKLVAGHPRQKQNGVTFFTYHRGPSAEQPNFLELGEGGPEIRRYVGLGSYTINRARAGLNLEHPEAGIRASVAVHELGHAVGLDHSKSRLSVMYPYDQGHLHLSPADLKTLKVLYAQRS; translated from the coding sequence ATGTGGAAGCGGCGTTTATTATTGGCGATTATGGTCATGGGGATACTGGGAATCGTCCGTTTGGGAGAATCGCAGAACTGGAATTTTACGCAAGTGCGGGTCAACCGGGTGATGCGCCAGTTGGAGACGAGGTTACCGGGAAGTCAGCAACAGGCGGCAACGCCGGTGGAGAAGATCGCTGCGGAACATCCGTTGCAGCCTATTTACTATTATCATTTTGCGCCGAGTGTGCCGGTTAACGTCCGGCCGATATTTGAAGAGGCTGTGACCGTGTACAATCGGACGGGTGTCGTCAAATTAGTGGCGGGCCACCCGCGGCAGAAACAGAATGGCGTCACTTTTTTTACCTATCATCGTGGGCCGAGTGCCGAGCAGCCGAACTTTTTAGAGTTGGGGGAAGGGGGCCCGGAGATTCGGCGCTACGTGGGTCTCGGAAGCTATACCATCAACCGGGCACGAGCCGGTCTGAACCTGGAGCATCCTGAAGCGGGGATTCGGGCGTCGGTAGCGGTCCATGAGCTCGGTCATGCGGTGGGCTTGGACCACAGTAAGAGTCGGCTATCCGTCATGTATCCGTACGATCAAGGACATCTCCACCTATCACCGGCAGACTTGAAGACGTTAAAGGTACTGTACGCACAGCGAAGCTAG
- a CDS encoding FAD-dependent oxidoreductase — MKVIIVGSTHAGIAAVKQVLTNYPNAEITVYERQKNISYLSCATYLRIEGTVRSLADTFYAEPEDFIKQGVTMKTQTDVLSIDAQAHTLVAQDLLTKTKSTDHYDKLIMATGSITAIPAITGIENPKVRLCKTFDQARDLCAAAADFRRVAIIGGGYIGVELAEGYARTGHEVTLIQKPQQLLDGYLEPKLAESVKQLLTDHGVRVLTGTRATRFANTPDGALAITTTQGKFVVDMAAVSAGMLPQTELVAGQVRRAKNGAIVKDDYMQTSDPDILAAGDNATIHYNPTQSTGYSPLASHAVRQGALAGINAFERRVRTIGTQSSTAMLVFDHTVACVGMTTRAAKAARFNVASVCYQGSYRPDFMPNAYQVTIELIYNRNNRQILGAQLYSAHDISQAANTVSTLMQNHATIDQLALVDMLFSPNFSQPFNYLNLAGQMAVAQEHGYQRS, encoded by the coding sequence ATGAAAGTTATTATTGTTGGGAGTACCCATGCCGGAATCGCCGCCGTTAAGCAGGTCTTAACGAATTATCCAAATGCTGAGATTACCGTCTACGAACGGCAAAAAAACATTTCGTATCTCTCTTGTGCAACGTATCTACGCATTGAAGGAACGGTTCGGTCCTTAGCCGATACCTTCTATGCGGAACCGGAAGACTTTATTAAACAAGGGGTGACCATGAAGACTCAGACCGACGTCCTTTCCATCGACGCACAGGCCCACACACTGGTCGCGCAGGACCTGCTGACGAAGACCAAGTCAACCGACCACTATGATAAATTAATCATGGCGACGGGGTCGATCACGGCTATCCCCGCCATCACGGGCATCGAGAATCCCAAGGTGCGTCTGTGTAAAACCTTTGACCAGGCACGGGATCTCTGCGCGGCGGCCGCGGACTTTCGCCGAGTCGCCATCATTGGCGGCGGGTACATCGGCGTTGAACTCGCTGAAGGATACGCGCGCACGGGTCATGAGGTCACGCTTATCCAGAAACCACAACAACTCCTAGATGGCTATCTGGAACCCAAACTGGCCGAATCCGTCAAACAACTACTCACCGATCACGGTGTCCGCGTCCTGACGGGGACCCGGGCCACACGCTTCGCCAATACGCCCGATGGGGCCTTAGCCATCACTACGACGCAGGGCAAATTCGTCGTCGACATGGCAGCCGTCAGTGCCGGGATGCTCCCACAGACCGAGCTCGTGGCTGGTCAGGTTAGACGCGCTAAGAATGGCGCTATCGTAAAGGATGACTACATGCAGACATCGGACCCCGATATTCTCGCGGCCGGCGATAATGCCACCATCCATTACAATCCCACGCAGTCCACGGGGTATTCCCCGCTCGCTTCTCACGCTGTCCGTCAGGGCGCTCTGGCCGGCATAAACGCATTTGAACGGCGTGTCCGCACCATCGGCACGCAATCTTCCACGGCCATGTTGGTCTTTGACCATACGGTGGCCTGCGTCGGCATGACCACCCGCGCCGCCAAAGCCGCTCGGTTTAACGTGGCGAGCGTCTGCTATCAGGGCAGTTACCGGCCGGACTTTATGCCCAATGCCTATCAGGTCACGATTGAACTGATCTACAATCGTAACAACCGGCAAATCTTGGGGGCTCAGCTCTACAGTGCCCACGACATCTCACAGGCGGCCAATACCGTCTCCACATTAATGCAGAACCACGCGACCATTGACCAGCTGGCACTGGTGGACATGCTCTTCTCGCCCAACTTTAGCCAACCATTCAATTACCTGAACTTAGCCGGTCAAATGGCCGTGGCTCAGGAACACGGTTACCAGCGTTCTTAA
- a CDS encoding GGDEF domain-containing protein, producing MTWSQWQVPPFISSIFFILGVFTLYWVTFSWLDMWVHRRHIDIADDVINAWYGVIYVLVFIFCMQIPVIGKPISWEFMNFQLIAIIFCAYFLNIHVSLYLFPPIVLVYMVFNESLRYWESWGYAVTLVVFFMAMNWIRVRYHDQRRAWMIYMAVGAPFGGVLWLWMKFKFALSWTTFQQEWLYLIIFELLLYAYVNMLTHDGELKSRLERLASHDTLTHARNFSSYTDTVKFLFKQSTRTGEPLSMIMFDIDHFKHVNDTYGHSAGDAVLREVAETAQEVLTHKDSKLKLYRTGGEEFNILLPGYDLDQTSRIATAVFEAVKQLTVHTRGQAIQVTLSLGVSAMLTADKTPMDFYNRVDQNLYHSKKHGRKQITVG from the coding sequence ATGACATGGTCGCAGTGGCAGGTACCACCATTTATCTCGAGTATTTTCTTTATCCTGGGTGTTTTTACCCTATATTGGGTGACCTTTAGTTGGCTCGATATGTGGGTGCATCGCCGACACATTGATATTGCCGACGACGTCATTAATGCCTGGTATGGCGTGATCTACGTGTTGGTGTTTATCTTCTGCATGCAGATCCCGGTGATTGGGAAGCCGATCTCCTGGGAATTTATGAACTTTCAATTGATTGCCATTATTTTCTGCGCGTACTTCTTAAATATTCACGTCTCACTCTACTTATTTCCACCGATTGTACTGGTCTATATGGTGTTCAACGAATCCCTGCGCTATTGGGAGTCGTGGGGGTATGCCGTGACTCTAGTTGTTTTCTTCATGGCGATGAACTGGATTCGGGTCCGCTACCATGATCAGCGTCGTGCCTGGATGATTTACATGGCCGTGGGGGCCCCGTTCGGTGGCGTACTGTGGTTGTGGATGAAATTCAAGTTCGCGCTGAGCTGGACCACCTTTCAACAAGAATGGCTCTACCTGATTATCTTCGAGCTGTTGCTCTACGCGTACGTCAATATGCTGACGCATGATGGCGAATTGAAGTCCCGCTTGGAGCGGCTGGCGAGCCACGATACTTTGACACACGCGCGAAACTTCTCGTCGTACACGGATACCGTGAAGTTTCTGTTCAAGCAGAGTACGCGAACGGGGGAACCACTGTCGATGATCATGTTCGATATCGACCACTTTAAACACGTCAATGATACCTATGGGCATTCGGCGGGGGATGCCGTTCTACGGGAGGTTGCGGAGACGGCTCAAGAGGTGTTGACCCACAAGGATTCGAAGCTGAAATTATATCGGACCGGGGGCGAGGAGTTTAACATTTTACTGCCGGGCTACGACTTGGATCAGACCAGTCGGATTGCGACGGCGGTCTTCGAGGCGGTGAAACAGCTGACGGTTCATACACGCGGGCAGGCCATTCAGGTGACGCTTTCGCTAGGGGTCTCGGCGATGCTTACCGCGGACAAGACGCCCATGGATTTCTACAACCGGGTCGATCAGAACCTCTATCATTCTAAAAAACATGGCCGGAAGCAAATTACGGTCGGCTAA